The DNA region TTTGTAACGAAACAAAAATGGCGACGCCATTTCCAGGTCTCCAACACCTAGATGGAGGTGGAGCTGTGGCTATAATATCGGGCCTAGTGAACCCCATCGACCCTTCAACGTCCAAGGCATGGGTGAAGAACAGCCCAGAACTCAAGCCCCCGATCCTAATATTCTTGTTCTTCCACAAGGCCATCCGCTCTGAGCTCGAGAGGCTCCATCGTGCTGCCGTGGTTTTTGCTACCAGTAGTGACAATATCAAGCATCTGTCGAAGCGGTACCATTTTCTTCGAGGCATTTACAAGCACCACTGCAATGCAGAGGACGAGGTCTGCATGTTACTATTGTTTCAGATTGGAAGCCTTTCAGTTGGAGGAAGTGAGGAACAACGGCGCagagaaagaaggagaagaaaagaagatgaagaagcctTAAGGGCTGGAccgaacgacgccgtttgggaGGAATTTAGTGGGCTGGGTTGAAGGCTCACGGGTTAGGCTGggcccaaaagaaaaataaaatacacttaAATAGGCCCAGTCCGAAAATAGAAGagttcaataaaagaaaaatgcatgataaaaaaaaaaaataagagtcaaataaaaacactacaactcaatattaataaaataaaataattaaagtccaacattaaactaatttaaagtaaagattaatgtaaatgcaaaataataattaataccaagaaaacacatcaaaataaatttcacaacttaaaattcataaaataaatttttcattccTACAGTTTCTATACTATACATGAAACATTTcaactttaaattataaaaaaatactaattaattttttatttttatttttttgtaaattaattatttacacatttattcattctttaatcccattaaatatttaacatataggAGCATATACCGTTTATAGAGACTGTTGCAATACAAGTTTCAGAAAACAGTGAATGATTCAACTTGCTGCAAATCCAGAAATATTCAATCAGCAACAACACAAAAATTTCAATGTTCTCTCTATTGGCCCTATACAATATGGTCGAGAACTACaatgatcatgaaaaaaaaaattctgtttgtatttctgtttttttgtcaaaatttgctctgaacaaatttttgtataagacaataaaaaaacacaactaagcaaacgtgcataGCACGTTTGGCCTccactattatatatatgtatgtatatgtatataaacgTGTGTAAGAACTAATTAagaaatctcttttttttttttaaacctaaaTAAACCAAGTTTATTCTTATCTTGGAGATTGAAGGGGCAAAATGCTAGTCTATTACCAAGAATTAAAGTTTCAGACATCCCATAGTCTGCCTTAAACTTTTGAGTCTAATTTGTTGATCGACCAATCCGCCAATCCGATCGAGTAGTTGTAGCAACTAGTCCAAGGACAAAAATATTACCATATTCGATCAAGGAACAAGGAAAGGCAGCTATACGTCAacctaattttattattagtcaTTTAAAAGATAGGTGAGGGAaattaagaaggaaaagaattaaaagagtttagttacgtataagtaaagtcgcgtactaatctgtatattaatactagtttctttatattcaaaatttaaattagcactgttttgaATAAAGTTTagtttttgactaatcacattagattagtgTACATATTAATACGCAGTTGTggttacaactatatttttccaaagaaaaaagCAACAACGATTGACTTTGTACTGAGACTGATGGCACCTAGCTAGCTGCCTGGATTCTTAAGTAGATGATGCTGCGTCCACCTTATATATATCAACCACATACACCAAGTAATATAATTTAGTCGTGAGATCGAGAGACAAACTAAAGGTTTGATCATCAATGGCGGCGCTTTCCGTTGGCAGTGAACGGCCAAGTCTTCCTATCATTTAATTATATACACCATTCCGTAGTTgtacaaaaggaatattaatgagTACTCCACGATCTGATCTAGTACCAAGTCCAATTCCTACTCTCTCCCCGGAACCCCTCttcttaatttcctattctttcGGTCCAAGATCAGCTTTCCAACGATCTCTCTCTTGCTAGAGGTATTACAACTCTTGATTCCTTATATTTGATGTGATTTACCACATATGTTGTTTCCGCTAGTGATTTATACCTCAATCTATATTGATTTTAGCCATCATGGTCTCAGTTAATTCTTCTTGTTTTAAGTTGATCGATCGGCCTAGTAAAGTTTATAAGGTTGATTAATTTCTGTTTAAAAGAATTTCATGTATTATCTTCGTCGTCACGCATAAGTTGACTCCATTTTATCACCAAGGTGAGCTGAAATGAATTGGTTCCAAAGACTGATCATTCcatatgatttcataaattttaGGAAAGGAATGGCCTCTTTTATGATAtatctccttttattttttagataagacttcgattttggttaattttctgATTTGACGACCGTGTACTACTGCACCTCTCTGTAATCCACAGCCTCTATCCCACTTCATCCCAAATATAAAACAGAAAATATGagtttaaattataataaacataTACCCAATATTGAAAAACCTGAACATTTTTCCAATTATGAGttgatgaaaatatatatgtagtcACATAAGTGAAAGGTATTCATAAATATCATGCATGATGGGAACCATCCCCCTAGTATATGTACCTAATGCTCGATAGTGGCTCTTGTGTTTGTGATCATCAGGAAATTCAAGGAAGgcagaataatatatatatatatatatatatttatataaaagatagatagatagatggCTGCATCAGCAAGTACAGCAAGTCAACCAACATCAAAAtttgagatagatttttttgttaaatctgCCCACAAAGCTATCAGCCAATCTATTAACCACTATCAATCTGAGATAGATTCTTCTTTGTGGAATAAAGTTTGGAATTTAAACACTCAAGACAGATTGAAATTACTCCTTTGGAAAGTCCTAAACAATATCTTACCCACGAGATCCTTATTGAAAAATTGCCTATCTTTGAGTGAAAGCCAAGTGAATTATCCTATTTGTGATTCAGAAGAAGAAAACGTAAATCACCTTTTCCTTAATTGTACTTTCTCAAAAGTACTTTGGCGTCTTTCTCCTTTGCCTCTTGACATATCAAAATTTGCTTCTATTGGGATCACAAAATGGGTAGAATGCATTCTTAATCCagaaaatcctttaaaaattccATCCCAGCAAATTCAACAATTTCAACTTTTTGCTCTTCTGTCCATGGACTGCTTATGGTTCCTTAGAAACAAGATTGTGCATGATTCCTTTAGTTATAATTTGGACACCTTTGTGAATGGGGTTTTAAAGAATTTCAAGGAACATTGCAATGCTTGGGGCAACAAACTATTAAACAATTTGAGAAATGGGAAGGCAATGCCACAGGATCATTATTTGCTAACTTTTGATGTGGCTGTGAGAAAAAATGGAAGCACTGCTGCTGCCTTTTGCAGAACAGGTGAAGGCTTAGTGGCCTTTGTCATTACAAACTTCACCACAAGCCAAAACCCAAATCAAGGAGAGGCTTTGGCCTTATACACAGGCATCAAAGAAGTAGAAGCTCAAAGGATAAAGAAAGTGACAATAGGTGGAGACTCACAAGTGGTTATTAGTGCCATAGAAGACCCAGATCATTGCATGGACTAGAACATTGAGCCTATTATCAGAGACACCATCTCATATCTTCAATCTCTTGAAAGTTGGAGTGTTTGGAAATTACATCGTGATCTTAATCGATGTGCGCATTCTATTGCGCAATGGGCGGCTTCAAATAGTTTATATGGAGTCATTCCCCTTTCAACAATTCCTCCTtgtttattacaattttatacTGGGAAAGACCCACCTTAAGGCTCTGTAATATGTTTTGAACTGCTGTTCCTATATTTATGTTATGAAGTATCttgcattgaaaaaaaaaaaaggaaaagaaaagaaagtacaGCAAGTCAACAAAAAGCTGCGTTAAACGCTTCGAGATATCAGAATGAAAATGCAGAGTTGCTTAATGAGATCAAAGACATGTTAGAACGGTCGGAACCTCCCGTGTCAGCAGACTGCTGCATCTTCAGGGTTCCAAATCACCTTCGCAGATTGAACGAACAAGCTTTCTCTCCCGAGGTTATATCAATAGGGCCTTTTCACCATGGCAACGAAAAATTGGAAACCATGgaaaaattcaaagtgcaataCTTCAAAAGATTCATGCAACGGACCGAGTTAAAGGTGGATAATTTAGTCAGCAGTGTAAAGGATTGGGAAGGACGTGTACGTCGTTGTTATGCAGAGACTATTAAACATAGCAGTAaaaatttggcaaaagtaaTCCTGGTGGATGCGAGCTTCATTATCGAGTTTTTCTTGAGATTTTGGTTGCGTGAAGAAAGTCATGACTACCGTAGCTTGTTAAACTCGTGGTTGTGGACCATTATATGGTCGGACCTGATATTACTTGAAAATCAACTCCCTTTCTTTGTGATTGACAAATTATTCAACTTTGCATTTGAGTCTCACCCAAACTTACGTCCTAATTCCTTCGTTCAGTTGACCTTCTACTGCTTTAGGGTTGAGAACAGTCAGAAAATGTCTCCCAACAATATTCCTGATCTGAATATAAAACACTTTGCTGATTTGCGTAGAACCTTCTGGCTGCCTCCATTGCAGAGGATCCCACAAAGAAGCAGAAAATCAATTGACAATCTGTACTCTGCAAGTAAACTGCACGAGTCAGGAGTGGAGTTTAAGGTGGGTTCATCCAAATGCTTATTTGACTTGAAATTAAAAAACGGAGTGTTGGAACTTCCTTGCCTTAAGTTAGAAAATACCACAGACTCTCTTTATCGAAACCTGATCATGGCGTTGGAGCAATGTTACTATCTAAATGAGGCATATATCACGGATTATATTGTCCTCTTGGATCACCTTATCAACACTCCCAAAGATGTGGATTTACTTGTTCAGAAGGGTATCATTGTTAATTGGATAGGCCACAGTAATGCGGTGACATCCTTGATTAACAGTCTGAGCAGCGGCGTCGTATATCACGCGACCAACATCCACTACTATGAACTTTGTGAAGATTTGAAAGCATTTTACGAGGACCCTTGGCATAGTTGGAAGGCCAGCTTGAGACACGATTATTTTGGTACTCCTTTGAAAACTGCTTCTACCACTGCTGCTGTGACCTTGTTGGTGCTCACTCTCATACAGAGTGTATGCTCTATCCTCTCACTTCTGTTAGGTCAGAAGTGTAAGAATTCAActaattgtattagtatcaatatATTTAGTTGTTCATGTAGTACTgctactgcatgcatgcattgacTATATTAAAGTACATCCATCCCGGCCATCGTGTTGTACATCATGATCACGTGGGACATTTTACTTGTTTTCTGATTGAGTATTAGTAATTGTGATCAGTGTACGTATTGGCATTAATTACTTGTGCGTGTATGATCTTTTTGGTCGCAAAGACGATCATTACAGCTTCCGGTGTACTCGCGTGAGTTCAAACTCCGATTCCATTTTTTATTCCCCACTTCAATTAAATGTTCTGCATATTAATTGGTCTCACGTATTCAGGAATTATAAGCCCTTTGTTATTTATTAGATGAAAGTAACGTGTgatgcacgtttgcttagtttataattttttttgttaataattaattttttattaataaggaCGTAAtgtttttggttaattaaataataatgtaatatttatgtaatttataaataattacacgttgtgatatattataaaagaagaaCATTAATAAAAGCTATAACATGAtcctatatattatatcattagtTTTCAATTATAAACCAGTTCCTTTAAACCCAGTTGCACTAAAAAAATTCACCAAAAACATGCTAggatagtaaaaacaaactttcTTATTGATGACATTAAAAAGAAAGTTTAGTATGTTCAATGCATGTTGACACCACGAACATACAGCTCTAAATTATCATGCATAAAAAAATACCCAAAAGTCAAAAGGAATATATTTAGCCAAAAGGGAAAAATGTGGCACATCCAGAAAATTTGCCCTACACAGAAGTCAGTTCAGTAGTATCATCGAAATACTGATTTAATGATGTAGtaatataatttctatataaataatttactcTTTTTAAGAAGAGGTGCAATCCAATCCAAGTACACTGGGTGAGGGTGCATACAAGAGAAAGCAACTCATTGGAGGAGGGAAGAGGGTAAACAAAGAGCCAAAGATACTCTTAAGCCAAATTTCTATTTGATGTTTGGAATGTAATAGAATTGTTCAGCAGCGTAAATGATGTTACTGTATCAGTTTTGATTTCAAAGTTCAATATCTTGAGGCCACttgagtactaaaggaaagtcaAATGCTCCCAACTTCTTTTGAAACTGGCAGAAGTAGTTGAATTGTAAGATGTATAGAATGATTATACATTCTTCTTCATCATGTCAAATCGAGTAGCCTGAACCAAGCCCAACCACCCATAGTcaaagaaatatggaaaataaattactaaataaaatatgtgaagatatgtTAGAAAGGCCAATTTGGAAGTAACTGCAGTGCCGTCATAGCATAGTGCTGCAAGCATGGCATTGGAAAGTGAGGTAAAGACTCAACATTCAATCCTTATCCTTTGGAAAAGGGTAAAAGCTAAGAGACAAATCAAACAATTATCGAATGACTGTAGAGAGAAAAGGGGAAAATTTGTAAAACAGTATTGAAAGCTAAGAGACAACCATAAATATTCTTGACAGAAAAATCTAATGCgtataaaaatttattcaacTAAATGCGATGAAATAAGTGCAAAAATAAGATTATGATATGAATCCCCACAACATAGGCTCCATTTGAGTGACAAGAAAAGGAACTTTTTTAACGCATTGAAAGGCAGGGGGAGACTTTTTCTGAAATTTTGCGTATGGTGGTCTTAAAACCTTGTGGGTcccatgaaaaaatattttactgcagtaaaatttttccttaaaaatccCATCCAGCATTTTAGCAGGATTATgtctcatattatatatatacatatatatgcacaCATTGTTGGCATGCATTCATCAAAGAAACTTGttgccattttttcagcaatcttttcttgtaaacaaaaataatggaaCAGTTGTGAAAATTCAATTTTGGTTTTATCCTTTTCTGCTTGAAATATGGTTAAGGCAATAAGACAACATCAAGATTTAACCAAGTTCAACAAAATGATAATagctcatttcataaaattctcCACCCAAAAATTCCTTATTTCTTATCCAGTCTAGTAAGTTCTTATCAAACTCCAAAGCAGAGGGCAATAGAGGCCTACCTCAGTCATTCTACGAATAAGCTACTAAGAGGATCAAAAACTTCGGAAAATTGTTCAACagttcaagaaaataaattctaatgaattaattaggcacaaaaaaataatctacTATCCAATCACCTATCATCTATTTCGTAATTCAATATCATATTgtatataaaaagtatataaaaagaaGTTCACATTCTAGAAGTAGAACTATATCCTTACAAAGAAGGCACCTAAAGAATAATATCAATGAAGTTGTTCTCTGTTATCATGTCATATTCTAGCACATTGCAATAAATTCTAGTCCATTCAGTTGAGAAAAATGGCAATCGTAGGTTAACTTCATTAGTCCAGTTGAGAAGCTGTTAACACTTGGGGGAAGAGCCCAGTAATCAAGCAAAGACCTTATCTGTATAGAACTCAAATATGGTATGACAAGCCCCAACGTCCAACTAAGAAATGGTGGTTGTCCCATGTCCTTTTTAACATCCTAATACTTAACCTAaccaaactgaaaattaaaaaggaaagcCATATCCAAAAGGAGACTTTTTCAAGAAGCAAAGACCATGAATGATGATAACTGTTTGAGAAGGCTTGAACCTCTTATTTAACCAACGAAGAGCAAGTATATAAAATGCAAAGATGTGAAAACAGAATAATTAGGACAACTGGTTTGTATTTACATCATAGTAGTTCTTACTAAGGTTTATCCATACGACCACCACAAGGCCCCAACACATGAAGTTGATATCAATAAGTTCCttctagataaaaatatttctcttgagtACTGCCCCATTACAATTAAGAACTTAGAGTCTTAACTAAACTTAGCAACTGAAAAGTGAGACAATGAAAAAACTCAAATCAGTCTCTTTTTCACAAAATCTTGCACAAAAGATTCAGAGACTAACATCAGCAGGCAAGGACGAGTAAATGCTATGGagttctatataatttttatcccACAGTCATTGCAAAGGGTATATAGTTACTACCATTAAAATCAGGACCCTTAATTTAAACTGAGCTCTTAAAATTCCCTTCTTCCAAGACTAAAAACATCCAACTGGAATTATACTGGTCTTGCCATCGGTCTAAAGGAGTCATGATTATCTTCCAAGTTTGTTGAGGATGCGCCTTTAGGAAGTGCAACCATGTGTGTACCGCTTTCTTATTTTGACCCAGTCAAATGTCCGATATGTTTGTCACTAACCATAAAGAAGGGAATGTAGCTTCCATCAATCAACTCATTCGTAAAATACTGACGGTTCAAAGGTAGAGCATTTCTGACGGTTCAATTTCAATCATTCTCAGTTCATCCCCTCTACTACCTAAAGGTTTACCACGAAAACctctttttgaaaattttgagtacATTATGTATATTCATAGATAAAGAAAAGGCAACGAAGATTCATGGTTTCAGTCTTCCTTTAGTTCATTTTCAACAATActaaagtaattaattaaatccctcattttaaaagtatttctctGCTACAAACCACTGAAACACATATTGTTGATCGTAATTGGGGGAAAAGTGTGCCATACTAACATCTGCGAAGAGCATAAACTGAACAGAGTTCAACTTAATTATTCAAAATCCACAACCATGAGCTCATAAACACTAACGAAAAATAATCAGCGatgcaaaattaaaataaaaccaaaaccgtGGAGTTTGCACCAAGGAAAACGtttaaagatgaaaagaaagagTATATGGAAACAAAactgagggaaaaaaaagatagaaaggaaaaatagaggtATGAGAGTTAATGATAAAGAAACTCACGACTGCAACTCCGCCACTGAGGATCACGTACTTGAAGCTCTTCTCCGCCATCGATGAAAATTGGGAAAGATTTTTCCCTAGGTCGTGCGTTGTGCTAGACAAAttggttttggagagagaaacGAATGAGGAGATGTAAAATAGAGAAGACGTAAAGGTACGGAAGAaattagggctgagcaccgacagATCGGAGTCGGTATTTAGGTCCTTCGACTCTGACTTTGTCGTAGGCTGAGTCtaacctccgactccgactccgactccgaaggATATATGCTCTGCTCTGGCTCCAaatccgacttgtcggagctgAGTCGGGATGGAGTCAGTGAGACAGTGAGAGGGCAGTGGACACCGTACGATGACCCAGATCTGCGACGGCGTGGGGACTCAGCCAAGTTGGGAATTGGGTCTGTGATCAAAGATATATCCCCTGGGGGTGGGGACTCGGGGCGACGGCCGACGGGGACTACCGAGTGCCGACTGGGGCACCTGAAAACAGAGCttcaaaaaaaccaacaaacatATCAACAACCAAACCCATAACAgataaaagagaaatcaaaacaactaaaacaaataatatgatcaaaaataatattgtggCGCTGGAGAACGAAGAGAATAAGTGGGGCACCGACTACAATTTCAAGCCCATATCCATGAATCAaacactagagagagagagagaggagataccGGAGAAGTCGTCAGAGGCTGGGTCTGCGCCGTTTCGTGGGGGCTGAGGGAGTCGAAGGCTAGGGCTGCACTGTTTCATGGGGGCTGAGTGACAGGTGACTGAACTTTGAAAGTAAACCCTAATCAAACACTATCAGACTTCAGTgtcgagggggggggggggggaataattaaacTGGTCTTGAGTCGGGAGTCCTGATTGaagtaaacggcgccgtttacctacaaaatggcaccattttactacaattaactctgttttggtattttcagccttttttttttaaaccctaaatcaaatattaattttgttttaatactatatatattaactatactattatatataatataactatatattatataagtataactatatatattatataagtataaatatatatagtctaatgaCTCTAATACTatacagtatatatatagttatatagtatatattatatatatataaactatactatatatataatagtataatatataaaataaaataagatatttgatattaaaataaggtatagtaacttatatagtaacttatagtaaattagtaatataaattaactatataaggtatagttatataaaatatgtaaatatatatgattaatgtataaaaaataaatagtatagtaactatatattatataagccctcaatatatatagtatatatataatctataattatatataatataactatatattatatattaacttatagtaaactagtaatgtaaaatataaaataagctatagtaacttttatagtaactatatagtctatattaacttatattaaattagtaatataaaatataaaataagctatagtaacttatatagtaactatattattatatagtaacttatagtaaattagtaatgtcaattaactatataaggtatagttatataaaacatataaatatatatgattaatgcataaaaaatacatagtatagtaactatatactatataagccctatatactatataagcccttaatatatatagtatatatataatctataattctatataatataactatatattatatattgacttatagtaaactagtaatgtaaattataaaataagctatagtaacttatatagtaacttatagtaaattagtaatgtaaattaactatataaggtatagttatataaaatatataaatatatatgattaatgcataaaaaatacatagtatagttactatatattatataagcccttaatatatatagtatatatataatctataattatatataatataactatatattatatataatatattgacttatagtaaactagtaatgtaaaatataaaataagttatagtaatttatatagtaacttatagtaaattagtaatataaattaactatataggatatagtaacttatatagtaactatattaacttatagtaacttatagtaaattagtaatgtaaatgaactatataaggtatagtaattagtaacttatagtgtaactatattaacttataataacttatagtaaatagtaatgtaaattaacttatagtaactatattaacttatattatttattataatgtttatacattattatttattagatgctAATATATTGAtagtacatatttttataaaatatgcacaatatcggagtcggagtagaaGTCGGGGTCGGAGTTAgattggaagtcggagtcggatcggagcggaTTCGGAGTCAggacacctccacctccacctccacctccgactccgactctgactccaacttttagtggaaaaagaaattCCAAATCCGACTCCAATTTGTTGGAGTTGGAGCGGAGccgaatttttaaatttttgctcagccctagaagaaattaaagaaaatataataaatgaagTTAACGGATTTAGTAAACGGAGTTCAACTTTAACGGTAAAATAATGCATTTCcgttaaaacaacaaatttaTATTAGATAgccctttttatatataaagatatatgaaaaatatataatatagtctaTAGATCATTGTGTTGCGCGCCCAGTGTTCAGGAAATTCAGATGGTATTCACGGGCGTTCTTTTAAAAGTTGCTTGTCCCACGCGAAGATTttacaagctagctagctagcctttCTACCATTAATATACAACACAGGCACGCACGAGTAATCATGTAGCTAGTTGGCCGGATTGATGGATCACAAATCAAAAGTTAGAATCAAAGGATAAGTCAAAACTTATGTATTGTTTATTGCATTAGAAATGACAACCGCACGATCGTTAACTCAATTCGTAAGAGTACTTTTGTAACGAAACTTGTAATATCTTTAGGATTTTTCTCTGAAAAGAGATGGAAAATGTTACAAATTAAGATTTGGCCGGTGGGAATATGCATGTactcatgtttgtaatttaAATATTGCGCGCGATCATCAGTACCATTATCATTTCTAGAAATGACATCATGATCATAACAACTTCTGTCCGTAAACAAGGCCATGAATAAGGGA from Carya illinoinensis cultivar Pawnee chromosome 6, C.illinoinensisPawnee_v1, whole genome shotgun sequence includes:
- the LOC122312832 gene encoding uncharacterized protein LOC122312832, producing the protein MAASASTASQPTSKFEIDFFVKSAHKAISQSINHYQSEIDSSLWNKVWNLNTQDRLKLLLWKVLNNILPTRSLLKNCLSLSESQVNYPICDSEEENVNHLFLNCTFSKVLWRLSPLPLDISKFASIGITKWVECILNPENPLKIPSQQIQQFQLFALLSMDCLWFLRNKIVHDSFSYNLDTFVNGVLKNFKEHCNAWGNKLLNNLRNGKAMPQDHYLLTFDVAVRKNGSTAAAFCRTGEGLVAFVITNFTTSQNPNQGEALALYTGIKEVEAQRIKKVTIGGDSQVVISAIEDPDHCMD
- the LOC122312833 gene encoding UPF0481 protein At3g47200-like: MLERSEPPVSADCCIFRVPNHLRRLNEQAFSPEVISIGPFHHGNEKLETMEKFKVQYFKRFMQRTELKVDNLVSSVKDWEGRVRRCYAETIKHSSKNLAKVILVDASFIIEFFLRFWLREESHDYRSLLNSWLWTIIWSDLILLENQLPFFVIDKLFNFAFESHPNLRPNSFVQLTFYCFRVENSQKMSPNNIPDLNIKHFADLRRTFWLPPLQRIPQRSRKSIDNLYSASKLHESGVEFKVGSSKCLFDLKLKNGVLELPCLKLENTTDSLYRNLIMALEQCYYLNEAYITDYIVLLDHLINTPKDVDLLVQKGIIVNWIGHSNAVTSLINSLSSGVVYHATNIHYYELCEDLKAFYEDPWHSWKASLRHDYFGTPLKTASTTAAVTLLVLTLIQSVCSILSLLLGQKCKNSTNCISINIFSCSCSTATACMH